A part of Silvimonas soli genomic DNA contains:
- a CDS encoding UDP-glucose--hexose-1-phosphate uridylyltransferase yields the protein MTSSATFDPTQHPHRRFNPLVGRWVLVSPHRGNRPWQGQQDPPVVTEQISHDPSCYLCAGNTRVNGAINPDYAHTWVFQNDFSALLADSPAPTEGNDSLFVTTGARGEARVICFSPDHSKTLPQLSLTELGHVVDTWCEQLAELGKRYTWVQLFENKGAVMGCSNPHPHGQLWASDFLPTEIDAEDTHQRAYFAEHGRPLLLDYAQREQASGERVVIETEHWLALVPYWAAWPFETLLLPKAHVTHMDELSPAQKADLAVAVKALTTRYDNLFQCSFPYSMGWHGRPTGPTAADDSRHWQLHAHFYPPLLRSASVRKFMVGYEMLAETQRDITPEQAAARLQQTSEIHYLSAPDLPGAGAV from the coding sequence ATGACTTCGTCCGCTACTTTTGATCCAACCCAGCACCCGCATCGGCGCTTTAACCCGCTGGTCGGGCGCTGGGTGTTGGTCTCGCCCCATCGCGGCAACCGGCCATGGCAAGGCCAGCAAGACCCGCCGGTCGTGACTGAGCAGATCAGCCACGATCCTTCGTGCTACTTGTGCGCAGGTAACACTCGCGTGAATGGTGCGATCAACCCGGATTACGCCCACACATGGGTGTTCCAGAATGATTTTTCTGCCTTGCTGGCGGATTCTCCAGCGCCCACCGAGGGCAATGATTCGCTGTTTGTGACGACAGGTGCGCGTGGCGAGGCGAGGGTGATCTGCTTTTCGCCCGATCACAGCAAGACCTTGCCGCAGTTGTCGCTAACTGAACTGGGCCATGTGGTGGATACCTGGTGCGAACAACTGGCCGAATTGGGCAAACGCTATACCTGGGTGCAGTTGTTCGAAAACAAAGGTGCGGTGATGGGATGCTCCAACCCGCATCCGCACGGACAGCTGTGGGCCAGCGACTTTTTGCCGACCGAGATCGACGCCGAAGACACGCACCAACGCGCTTACTTTGCCGAGCATGGTCGGCCACTATTGCTGGACTACGCACAGCGCGAGCAAGCCAGCGGCGAGCGGGTGGTGATTGAGACTGAGCACTGGCTGGCGTTGGTGCCATATTGGGCCGCGTGGCCATTTGAAACGCTGCTGTTGCCCAAAGCTCACGTCACCCATATGGATGAACTCAGTCCCGCGCAAAAAGCCGATCTGGCCGTGGCGGTGAAGGCGCTGACCACGCGTTACGACAATCTGTTCCAGTGTTCTTTTCCGTATTCCATGGGCTGGCATGGCCGCCCGACCGGCCCGACTGCGGCGGACGACAGCCGTCACTGGCAACTACATGCGCACTTCTATCCGCCGCTGCTGCGCTCGGCTTCGGTGCGCAAGTTTATGGTCGGCTACGAAATGCTGGCCGAAACCCAACGCGATATCACGCCGGAGCAGGCGGCCGCGCGCTTGCAGCAAACCAGCGAAATCCATTATTTGAGTGCACCCGATCTGCCAGGTGCAGGAGCTGTTTGA